From one Ammospiza nelsoni isolate bAmmNel1 chromosome 14, bAmmNel1.pri, whole genome shotgun sequence genomic stretch:
- the CHRNA3 gene encoding neuronal acetylcholine receptor subunit alpha-3: protein MHRGSRALPAASAPPVLAVQLILNSLCPQAVIHYTMKSLNTLLLTAAVCFLWQGCGGSEAEHRLYAALFESYNQFVRPVKNVSDPVIIQFEVSMSQLVKVDEVNQIMETNLWLKHIWNDYKLRWNPADYGGAEFIRVPSGQIWKPDIVLYNNAVGDFQVDDKTKALLKYTGDVTWIPPAIFKSSCKIDVTYFPFDYQNCTMKFGSWSYDKAKIDLVLIGSTMNLKDYWESGEWAIIKAPGYKHDIKYNCCEEIYPDITYSLYIRRLPLFYTINMIIPCLLISFLTVLVFYLPSDCGEKVTLCISVLLSLTVFLLVITETIPSTSLVIPLIGEYLLFTMIFVTLSIVITVFVLNVHYRTPKTHTMPVWVRTIFLNLLPRIMFMTRPANDEENNQKPKPLFTSEFSNLNCINGSESKCCKDGFACQDMACSCCQYQHTKFSDFSGNLTRSSSSESVDPMLSFSVLSPEMRDAIESVKYIAENMKMQNEAKEIQDDWKYVAMVIDRIFLWVFILVCILGTAGLFLQPLMAGDEM from the exons ATGCATCGGGGGAGCcgagccctccctgctgcctctgctcctccagtCCTGGCAGTGCAGCTCATCCTCAACAGCCTCTGTCCACAGGCAGTCATTCACTACACCATGAAGAGCCTGAACACTCTCCTTCtaactgctgctgtttgctttctctGGCAAG GCTGCGGCGGCTCCGAGGCCGAGCACCGGCTCTACGCGGCCCTGTTCGAGAGCTACAACCAGTTCGTGCGCCCCGTCAAGAACGTCTCAGACCCCGTCATCATCCAGTTCGAGGTGTCCATGTCGCAGCTGGTGAAGGTG GACGAAGTCAACCAGATAATGGAAACCAACTTGTGGCTGAAGCAC ATCTGGAATGATTACAAGCTTCGGTGGAATCCAGCAGACTATGGAGGTGCTGAATTCATCCGAGTTCCATCTGGCCAGATCTGGAAGCCAGATATTGTTTTATACAACAA TGCAGTTGGGGATTTCCAGGTTGATGACAAGACAAAGGCCCTTTTAAAATACACAGGTGATGTGACCTGGATACCTCCAGCTATATTTAAGAGTTCATGTAAAATAGATGTAACCTACTTCCCGTTTGACTATCAGAACTGCACCATGAAGTTTGGTTCCTGGTCTTACGACAAAGCCAAAATTGACTTAGTTCTAATTGGCTCGACAATGAACCTCAAAGATTACTGGGAGAGTGGAGAATGGGCTATAATTAAAGCTCCTGGGTATAAACATGATATCAAATACAACTGCTGCGAAGAGATATATCCAGACATCACATATTCTCTTTACATCAGGCGTTTACCTTTATTTTACACTATCAATATGATTATTCCCTGTCTGCTGATTTCTTTTCTGACTGTATTAGTTTTCTATTTGCCCTCAGACTGTGGTGAGAAGGTGACACTCTGCATATCAGTGCTTCTCTCTTTAACAGTGTTCCTTCTTGTTATCACAGAAACCATACCTTCTACTTCCCTGGTAATTCCCCTTATTGGGGAATACCTCCTTTTCACCATGATATTTGTAACTCTCTCGATTGTCATCACAGTATTTGTACTGAATGTGCACTACAGAACACCCAAGACACACACAATGCCCGTGTGGGTGAGAACCATTTTCTTGAACTTACTTCCCCGGATCATGTTCATGACAAGGCCCGCCAATGATGAAGAGAATAATCAGAAGCCAAAACCATTATTCACTTCTGAGTTTTCAAACTTAAATTGCATCAACGGCTCTGAAAGCAAATGCTGCAAAGATGGCTTTGCTTGTCAAGACATggcctgcagctgctgtcagtATCAGCACACCAAGTTTTCGGATTTCAGTGGCAATCTCACTAGAAGTTCAAGCTCTGAGTCTGTAGATCCTatgctttcattttcagttctgtCACCAGAAATGAGAGATGCTATTGAAAGTGTGAAATACATtgcagaaaatatgaaaatgcagAATGAAGCAAAAGAG attcaGGATGATTGGAAATATGTTGCCATGGTAATTGATCGTATTTTTCTATGGGTTTTCATCCTGGTATGTATTCTAGGAACAGCAGGATTGTTTTTACAACCTCTGATGGCTGGAgatgaaatgtaa
- the CHRNB4 gene encoding neuronal acetylcholine receptor subunit beta-4 yields MRKMYSLVLFVVGSFCLNGSMAADAEEKLMNHLLSPDRYNKLIRPAVNSSQLVSIELQVSLAQLISVNEREQIMTTNVWLNQEWIDYRLAWKPSDYEGINKLRIPAKHIWLPDIVLYNNADGTYEVSLYTNAIVLNNGSIRWLPPAIYKSACKIEVKHFPFDQQNCTLKFRSWTYDHTEIDMVLKTSTASMDDFTPSGEWDIVALPGRRTVNPLDPNYVDVTYDFIIKRKPLFYTINLIIPCVLITSLAILVFYLPSDCGEKMTLCISVLLALTVFLLLISKIVPPTSLDVPLIGKYLMFTMVLVTFSIVTSVCVLNVHHRSPSTHTMPPWVKLVFLERLPAYLFMKRPENHSPRQKPCNCKKTKAENPCMEPSDFYKNSTYFLNTASAKRYDMKLSETPDNVSSHRDFRLRTGAKFSPEVREAIDGVSFIAEHMKSDDNDQSVIEDWKYVAMVVDRLFLWIFVLVCVLGTVGLFLQPLFQNHTAAINP; encoded by the exons ATGAGGAAAATGTACAGCCTCGTTCTCTTTGTGGTGGGCTCCTTTTGTCTGAACG GAAGCATGGCAGCAGATGCTGAAGAAAAACTAATGAACCACCTGCTGAGTCCTGACAGGTACAATAAGTTAATTCGACCAGCTGTCAACTCCTCCCAGTTGGTATCCATAGAACTGCAGgtttccctggcacagctcatcAGTGTG aatgAACGGGAGCAGATCATGACTACGAACGTCTGGCTGAACCAG GAGTGGATTGATTATCGGCTGGCTTGGAAGCCCTCTGACTATGAAGGAATAAATAAGCTGAGAATACCTGCAAAGCACATCTGGCTGCCAGACATTGTGCTTTACAATAA TGCAGACGGCACGTACGAGGTCTCTCTGTACACAAATGCCATTGTACTGAACAATGGAAGCATTCGCTGGCTGCCACCAGCCATTTACAAGAGTGCCTGCAAGATTGAGGTGAAGCATTTCCCATTTGACCAACAGAACTGCACCCTCAAGTTCCGCTCCTGGACCTACGACCACACAGAAATTGATATGGTGCTTAAGACTTCCACGGCGAGCATGGACGACTTCACACCAAGCGGAGAGTGGGACATTGTAGCACTGCCAGGAAGAAGGACTGTAAACCCTCTGGACCCCAATTATGTCGATGTGACATATGACTTCATTATTAAAAGGAAACCACTTTTTTATACCATCAATCTTATCATTCCCTGTGTGCTAATTACATCCTTAGCCATCCTAGTATTCTACTTGCCTTCAGACTGTGGTGAAAAAATGACTTTATGCATATCTGTGTTGCTTGCCTTGACTGTGTTCTTGCTGCTGATCTCCAAAATTGTCCCTCCAACATCTCTAGATGTTCCGCTGATTGGCAAGTATCTCATGTTTACAATGGTGCTGGTGACCTTCTCAATAGTGACCAGTGTCTGTGTGCTCAATGTCCACCACAGATCTCCAAGTACTCACACTATGCCCCCTTGGGTAAAGCTGGTTTTCCTTGAAAGGCTCCCGGCCTACCTGTTCATGAAGCGCCCAGAAAATCATTCTCCACGGCAAAAGCCATGCAACTgcaaaaagacaaaagcagagaatCCTTGTATGGAGCCATCTGACTTCTACAAGAACTCTACCTATTTTTTGAATACAGCTTCTGCCAAAAGATATGATATGAAACTCTCTGAGACACCCGACAATGTCAGCAGTCATCGGGATTTTAGGTTAAGAACAGGTGCGAAATTTTCTCCTGAAGTGCGAGAAGCAATCGATGGAGTCAGTTTTATAGCAGAGCACATGAAAAGCGATGACAACGACCAGAGT GTCATTGAAGATTGGAAATATGTTGCCATGGTAGTGGACAGGCTGTTTCTCTGGATATTTGTCCTTGTTTGTGTCCTGGGGACTGTTGGATTATTTCTGCAACCACTTTTTCAAAACCACACTGCTGCCATAAACCCTTAg